In Mycoplasmopsis synoviae ATCC 25204, the sequence AGGCTTTAATTTTAGCTATATTTTCTTTTTTGGTTTTAGTTTTATCTAAAAAAGAATCTTCTTTTAAAAGCTTGCTAGCTAGCGTTACTTTAGATTCATCTTGAATAATTCTTTGATAATTATTTTGATCTAAATCATGAATTCATGAAACGATATTTTCAGCAGCAAGATTTGATAATTTTTCAAATAAAGTTAAAGAAATATCGCTTTCTTCTATTTTTATTTTTGCTTCTTTTAAAATATCACCTGCATCCATTTTTTTGGTCATTATAATAAGCTGAACGCCGGTTTCAGTTTCGTTATTTAATAGTGCATGTTGAATAGGGGCTGCTCCTCTATATTTAGGAAGCAAACTACCATGAATATTTAATGGAAACTTTTTAGGTAAATTTAAAATATTTTCAGGAATATATTGACCAAATGCAGCGGTAAGCATATAGTCAAAATCAAGCTCTTTAAGCTCTTCGTATATCATCGATATTTTTTCTGGTTGAAATAGTTTTAAATTGTATTTTAAAGCTAATTTTTTAACAGGACTTTCTTGAAGATTTTGTCCTCTTTTAGCTGGTTTATCAGGCTGCGTTACTATTGCAACTACTTCAAAATTTTTAATTATTTCTTTAAAGATAGGGACTGAAAATTCTGGAGTACCAGCTAAAACTATTTTTGTCATTTTAAAGCCTCTTTTTGAGTGCATAAATTATCTAAGATGAATAAAAACTTATTAAAACAAGTTTCTAAAAATAAATTATCAGTTTCATTATTTACTAATTTTTTGCTTAATTTATCAATTGGTTGATATGAACTAACTAATGTAGTTTTATTATTTTTATAACGGTTTTCTAAAATTTTCATTAAAACTGCATTTAAAAAATTAATAGTAAATTTACTAATTCCTAGCTCATTTAAAACTAAAACAGGAACTTCAGAAAGTTCTTTAATTACTTCATCTAATTTATCTACTTCAAAATAATTATTTTGAGAATTTGAAGAAAATGAATTCTTATAAAAAACATTTAAGTCATTTATGTTAATGTAAGCTGTTCTAACATATAAAGATGAATGAAGAGCAAAACTAGACATAAAATCACTTATTTGACCAGTGCCTTGTGATGTAAAAAATATACTTGGAATTTCTTTGTTTTCTTTAAGATTTTCAGCAAAAGTTTTGGCATATTTTAAAATTCTTTTTGAAGCAATATCTTTATATTTTTCAAAAAAGTTTTTATCAATAAAATTTGTATTATAAGGACTTGAAATTGAAGTAAGAATTAAATTTCTTTCAATTTTTCACTGACGAGCAGCTTCG encodes:
- a CDS encoding P-loop NTPase family protein, translating into MDQQKIIKEEKNNLLKNKYIAKKVAELNITDDEIIENALNFIVMENSIKDSDSAFLFDVYRDENNKIKFYWKVRKNEAARQWKIERNLILTSISSPYNTNFIDKNFFEKYKDIASKRILKYAKTFAENLKENKEIPSIFFTSQGTGQISDFMSSFALHSSLYVRTAYININDLNVFYKNSFSSNSQNNYFEVDKLDEVIKELSEVPVLVLNELGISKFTINFLNAVLMKILENRYKNNKTTLVSSYQPIDKLSKKLVNNETDNLFLETCFNKFLFILDNLCTQKEALKWQK
- the fmt gene encoding methionyl-tRNA formyltransferase; the protein is MTKIVLAGTPEFSVPIFKEIIKNFEVVAIVTQPDKPAKRGQNLQESPVKKLALKYNLKLFQPEKISMIYEELKELDFDYMLTAAFGQYIPENILNLPKKFPLNIHGSLLPKYRGAAPIQHALLNNETETGVQLIIMTKKMDAGDILKEAKIKIEESDISLTLFEKLSNLAAENIVSWIHDLDQNNYQRIIQDESKVTLASKLLKEDSFLDKTKTKKENIAKIKAFALNPGARYINENNKLVKVYFATENKIKNAPVFTCVDGDIFLNDYQIESKKRVTLK